Proteins encoded together in one Hevea brasiliensis isolate MT/VB/25A 57/8 chromosome 16, ASM3005281v1, whole genome shotgun sequence window:
- the LOC131174549 gene encoding uncharacterized protein LOC131174549 → MEKKFLDYTLVPLGLAIMVAYHIWLLYRIINHPSKTVIGVNTINRRFWVQAMMEDSAKNGVLSVQTLRNNIMASTLLASTAIMLSSVIAVLMTSVTKGDRSAWNFEYGDTSELGLSIKFFSILICFLVAFLLNVQSIRYYSHASILVNVPFKNLLADHNHHHLTAEYVARSVNRGSYFWSLGPRAFYFSFPLFLWIFGPIPMFLCCFVLVFMLYFLDVTFECSWAVCDRHDEKFRTQNQI, encoded by the coding sequence ATGGAGAAAAAATTCCTTGATTACACGTTGGTTCCATTGGGACTGGCTATAATGGTGGCATATCACATATGGCTTCTCTATCGAATCATCAACCACCCTTCTAAGACTGTTATAGGCGTCAATACTATCAACCGCCGCTTCTGGGTTCAGGCCATGATGGAAGACTCGGCCAAGAATGGAGTTCTTTCTGTGCAGACTCTACGAAACAATATAATGGCATCAACCCTTCTGGCATCCACGGCCATCATGCTCAGCTCCGTTATTGCAGTGCTCATGACCAGTGTCACCAAGGGTGATCGATCTGCTTGGAATTTTGAGTATGGGGATACAAGTGAGTTGGGATTGTCCATCAAGTTCTTCTCTATATTGATATGTTTCTTGGTGGCTTTCTTGCTGAACGTGCAATCCATTAGGTATTATAGCCATGCAAGCATCCTTGTTAACGTACCCTTCAAGAATTTGTTAGCTgatcacaaccaccaccatctcacGGCGGAGTATGTGGCTAGGTCTGTTAATAGGGGTAGCTATTTTTGGTCTTTAGGACCACGTGCCTTCTACTTCTCTTTCCCTCTGTTTTTGTGGATCTTTGGGCCTATTCCTATGTTTTTGTGTTGTTTTGTCCTGGTTTTCATGCTTTATTTTCTGGATGTTACTTTTGAATGTAGCTGGGCTGTTTGTGATCGCCATGACGAGAAATTTAGGACCCAAaatcaaatttga